A genomic window from Chaetodon trifascialis isolate fChaTrf1 chromosome 22, fChaTrf1.hap1, whole genome shotgun sequence includes:
- the LOC139350444 gene encoding kinesin-like protein KIF21A isoform X1 — translation MSSAPDESSVRVALRIRPQLAKEKIEGCHICTFVMPGEPQVVLGKDKAFTYDHVFDMDTQQETIYNQCTERLIEGCFEGYNATIFAYGQTGSGKTYTMGTGFDVHIGEEELGIIPRAVNHLFRGIEERRQAATEQGKPVPEFKINAQFLELYNEEVLDLFDSTRDIEARKQRSNIKIHEDANGGIYTVGVTTRTVTSAAEMIQCLKLGALSRTTASTQMNVQSSRSHAIFTIHLCQVRVCSPDNDDNATDNRLANDSEINEFETLTAKFHFVDLAGSERLKRTGATGDRAKEGISINCGLLALGNVISALGDRSKRSTHVPYRDSKLTRLLQDSLGGNSQTMMIACISPSDRDFMETLNTLKYANRARNIKNKVVVNQDRASQQISALRTEIARLQMELMEYKTGKRMVGEDGMEGINDLVHENSMLQTENNNLRVRVKAMQETIDAQRARLTQVLSDQANQALARAGEGNEEIGNMIQNYIKEIEELRAKLLESEAVSENLRKTLSRASTRSSLYGGPGSFSTAPFLPEKETSDVIQMAKKDLEKLKKKEKKKKKSVIKEGVPDNEQERGNDEVEVVGGQSQNQAFRFHFLVCIVFFMCVLPCCQEGSDHEEGEDADGEEEDEDMVGDETSDESDSEELEEKENVQADLANITCEIAIKQKLIDELENSQRRLHTLKQQYEQKLMMLQNKIKDTQLERDKVLHNMGSVESGTEEKAKRIKAEYERKLSSMNKELQKLQSAQKEHARLLRNQSQYEKQLKKLQLDVTEMKKTKVVLMRQMKEQQERNRATECRRNREIASLKKEQRRAEHQLKQMEAQKRQQELILRRKNEEVTALRRQVRPVSGKASRKVSLPEPLQEPSHRATSGRMHTSGVSPSNGARSSPVRMGSISRTARAKWQSLERRVTDIIMQRMTISNMETDMNRMLKQREELTRRRERVSRKKEKMAVDGADADRSLASLNEELESLTANIDYINDSIADCQANIMQMEEAKEDTVDVTAVISSCNLSEARFLLDHFMTLTINKGLQASQKDSQLKVMEGRLKQTEINSATQNQLLFHMLKEKAEINPELDALLGSALQELGYLSPENGDDSSSDESTPSPATEGSTLASDLMKLCGESRPRGKARRRTTTQMELLYASSGDLSCESPTADFSTPLLPLAERLEGPADMQANALGQTPDREQTVSPSALSARPAGISGSRSPTGTERRQLERSPLSRRKAQEKGPTPTHIPAPAQTLPLSAAEAKAKGSDYKSLLEESPVFEGHRGVINPVTAPKNSRGAKLQCVYVAEGHTKPVLCVDATDDLLFTGSKDRTCKVWNLVTGQEIMSLADHPSSVVSVRYTSSLVFTVSTAYIKVWDIRDSAKCIRTLTSSGQVGSGDTCSSVRSLSIPPGESQINQIALNPSGSFLYAAAGNAVRMWDLRKFVSTGKLTGHLGPVMCLTVDKLGNGQDVVLTGSKDHHVKMFEVAEGAQGSISSSHTFDPAHQDGVESLAVHGDVFYSGSRDYYIKKWDLASKQLIQQSVSAQTDWVSALGVVPGSPVLLSGCRGGLLRLWHVDSLAPLGEVRGHDSPINGLATNSSQLFTASDDRTVKIWEARGSLEEGVH, via the exons ATGAGCAGCGCGCCGGATGAGAGCTCGGTGCGCGTCGCCCTGAG GATCCGTCCTCAGCTGGCCAAAGAGAAGATCGAGGGCTGTCACATCTGTACATTTGTGATGCCCGGGGAGCCACAGGTGGTGCTGGGCAAGGACAAGGCCTTCACCTACGACCACGTCTTCGACATGGACACCCAGCAGGAAACCATCTACAACCAATGCACCGAGAGACTTATCGAAGGCTGCTTTGAGGGCTACAATGCCACTATCTTTGCATACGGGCAG ACGGGTTCAGGGAAGACCTACACCATGGGAACCGGCTTTGACGTGCACATCGGAGAGGAAGAGCTGGGTATCATTCCCCGGGCCGTCAACCACCTGTTCAGAGGGATCGAGGAGCGCCGACAGGCTGCCACCGAGCAGGGCAAGCCTGTTCCTGAGTTCAAGATCAACGCACAGTTCCTTgag TTGTACAACGAGGAGGTGTTGGACTTGTTCGACTCGACGCGAGACATCGAGGCCAGGAAGCAGCGATCCAACATCAAAATCCACGAGGACGCCAATGGAGGCATCTACACCGTCGGGGTCACCACGCGCACCGTCACCTCTGCAGCTGAG ATGATACAGTGTCTGAAGCTGGGCGCCCTGTCTCGCACCACCGCCAGCACCCAGATGAACGTCCAGAGTTCGCGCTCCCACGCCATCTTCACCATCCACCTGTGCCAAGTTCGAGTCTGCTCTCCAGATAACGAC GATAATGCGACAGACAACCGTCTCGCCAACGACTCGGAGATTAATGAGTTTGAGACGCTGACGGCCAAGTTCCACTTTGTTGATCTGGCTGGTTCTGAGAGACTGAAGAGAACTGGAGCTACAGGAGACAGAGCTAAAGAGGGCATCTCCATCAACTGTGGGCTG CTCGCTTTGGGAAACGTCATCAGTGCTCTGGGAGACCGGAGTAAGCGCTCGACTCATGTGCCTTACAGGGATTCCAAACTGACCCGGCTGCTGCAGGACTCACTGGGTGGCAACAG TCAAACGATGATGATCGCCTGTATCAGCCCGTCAGACCGGGACTTCATGGAGAccctgaacacactgaagtatgCCAACAGAGCCCGGAACATTAAGAACAAGGTGGTGGTGaaccaggacagagccagccagCAGATCAGCGCTCTCAGGACGGAAATAGCTCGACTgcagatggagctgatggagtACAAGACG GGGAAGCGGATGGTGGGTGAAGACGGCATGGAGGGTATCAACGACTTGGTGCATGAGAACTCCATGCTGCAGACGGAGAACAACAACTTGAGGGTGAGGGTGAAGGCCATGCAGGAGACCATCGACGCCCAGAGAGCCAGACTCACACAGGTTCTCAGTGACCAGGCCAACCAGGCCCTGGCTAGAGCAG GTGAGGGTAATGAAGAGATCGGGAATATGATTCAGAATTACATCAAAGAAATCGAGGAGCTTAG agCTAAACTTCTTGAAAGCGAGGCTGTGAGCGAGAACCTCAGGAAGACGTTGTCTCGCGCCTCCACGCGCTCCTCGCTGTACGGCGGGCCCGGCTCCTTCTCCACCGCCCCCTTCCTTCCTGAGAAGGAGACCAGCGACGTCATCCAGATGGCCAAGAAAGACCtagagaagctgaagaagaaggagaagaagaagaagaagag cGTGATCAAAGAGGGAGTGCCAGACAACGAGCAGGAGCGAGGCAACGATGAGGTGGAGGTGGTAGGTGGACAATCACAAAATCAAGCTTTTAGGTTTCATTTCTTAGTGTGTATCGTCTTCTTCATGTGTGTGCTTCCGTGTTGCCAGGAGGGCAGCGACCACGAAGAGGGCGAGGAtgcggatggagaggaggaggacgaggacatGGTGGGAGATGAGACGTCTGACGAGTCTGACTCCGAAGAGCTTGAGGAGAAAG AGAACGTCCAGGCCGACCTGGCCAACATCACCTGTGAGATCGCCATCAAGCAGAAGCTGATAGACGAGCTGGAGAACAGCCAGCGGCGTTTGCACACTCTCAAGCAGCAGTACGAGCAGAAGCTGATGATGCTGCAGAACAAGATCAaagacacacagctggagagggacaaaGTGCTGCATAATATGG GCTCAGTGGAGTCAGGCACGGAGGAGAAGGCCAAGCGGATCAAAGCGGAGTACGAGAGGAAGCTGAGCTCCAtgaacaaagagctgcagaagcTCCAGTCAGCTCAGAAGGAGCACGCCCGCCTGCTGAGGAACCAATCACAGTACGAGAAGCAGCTCAAGAAGCTCCAGCTGGatgtgacagaaatgaagaagacCAAG GTGGTGCTGATGCGTCAGatgaaggagcagcaggagaggaacaGAGCCACGGAGTGCAGGAGGAACAGGGAGATTGCCTCTCTGAAGAAAGAGCAGCGCAGAGCTGAG CACCAACTGAAGCAGATGGAGGCCCAGAAAAGACAACAGGAGCTGATTCTTCGCAGGAAGAATGAAGag GTGACAGCTCTGCGGCGGCAGGTGAGGCCTGTGTCTGGGAAGGCGAGCAGGAAGGTGAGCTTACCTGAACCTCTCCAGGAGCCCTCACATAGAGCCACCTCAGGGAGGATGCATACCTCTGGAGTGTCCCCGTCCAATGGAGCCAG GAGTTCCCCAGTGCGGATGGGAAGCATCAGCAGGACAGCCAGGGCCAAGTGGCAGTCACTGGAGAGACGTGTCACTGACATCATCATGCAGAGGATGACCATCTCGAACATGGAGACAGATATGAACAGAATGCTGAAG CAACGGGAGGAGCTGACCAGGCGGAGGGAGCGAGTGtccagaaagaaagaaaagatggcgGTGGATGGTGCAGACGCTGACCGCTCCCTGGCCTCCCTGAACGAGGAGCTGGAGTCTCTGACTGCCAACATCGACTATATCAATGACAGCATCGCCGACTGTCAGGCCAACATCATGCAGATGGAGGAGGCCAAG GAGGACACAGTTGATGTGACCGCAGTGATCAGCTCCTGTAATTTATCAGAGGCCCGCTTCCTTCTGGACCATTTCATGACTCTGACCATCAATAAG GGTCTGCAGGCGTCTCAGAAGGATTCCCAGCTGAAGGTGATGGAGGGCAGGTTGAAGCAAACAGAGATCAACAGTGCCACCCAGAACCAGCTGCTGTTCCACATGCTaaaggagaaagcagagatAAACCCGGAGCTGGATGCCCTGCTGGGCAGTGCTCTGCAAG AGTTAGGTTACCTGTCGCCGG AGAATGgagatgacagcagcagtgacgaGTCCACCCCTAGTCCGGCCACTGAGGGCAG CACACTGGCATCAGATCTAATGAAGTTATGTGGTGAATCCAGACCGAGAGGCAAG GCTCGCAGGCGGACCACCACCCAGATGGAGCTGCTGTATGCCAGCAGTGGGGATCTGTCCTGTGAATCCCCCACTGCAGACTTCTCGACCCCTCTGCTGCCCCTCGCAGAGCGTCTGGAAGGGCCGGCAGACATGCAGGCTAACGCGCTTGGTCAAACCCCTGACCGCGAGCAAACTGTTTCCCCATCTGCGCTGTCTGCCAGGCCAGCTGGCAT TTCTGGATCCAGGTCACCTACAGGGACTGAGAGGAGGCAACTGGAGCGCTCGCCCCTCAGCCGAAGGAAGGCGCAAGAGAAAGGACCCACGCCGACACACATCCCAgcacctgcacaaacacttCCACTTAGTGCAGCAGAGGCTAAAGCTAAAGGCAGTGACTACAAATCACT gTTGGAGGAGTCACCTGTGTTTGAAGGCCACAG AGGAGTGATCAACCCTGTGACGGCCCCCAAGAACAGCCGCGGGGCCAAACTTCAGTGTGTCTATGTTGCAGAGGGGCACACCAAACCTGTTCTCTGCGTGGATGCCACAGATGATCTGCTCTTCACAGGATCCAAAG ATCGTACGTGTAAAGTCTGGAACTTGGTGACGGGTCAGGAGATTATGTCTCTGGCAGATCATCCCAGCAGTGTCGTCTCAGTCAG gTATACTTCTAGTCTGGTCTTCACTGTTTCTACTGCTTACATCAAAGTCTGGGACATACGAGACTCTGCCAAGTGTATCCGCACGCTCAC GTCGTCAGGCCAGGTGGGTTCAGGGGACACCTGCTCCTCTGTCAGGAGTTTATCCATCCCACCAGGAGAGAGTCAGATCAACCAGATCGCCCTCAACCCGTCCGGCTCATTCCTCTATGCTGCAGCTGGCAACGCTGTACGCATGTGGGACCTCCGCAA GTTTGTGTCCACGGGGAAGCTGACTGGCCATTTGGGGCCTGTCATGTGCCTGACCGTTGACAAATTAGGCAACGGACAGGATGTTGTCCTCACTGGCTCCAAAGACCACCATGTTAAA atgTTTGAAGTGGCAGAAGGAGCTCAGGGGAGCATCAGCTCCAGCCACACGTTCGATCCCGCTCATCAGGATGGCGTGGAGTCTCTGGCCGTGCACGGAGATGTTTTCTACAGTGGCTCCAGAGACTACTACATCAAGAAGTGGGATTTAGCCAGTAAAC
- the LOC139350444 gene encoding kinesin-like protein KIF21A isoform X6, producing the protein MSSAPDESSVRVALRIRPQLAKEKIEGCHICTFVMPGEPQVVLGKDKAFTYDHVFDMDTQQETIYNQCTERLIEGCFEGYNATIFAYGQTGSGKTYTMGTGFDVHIGEEELGIIPRAVNHLFRGIEERRQAATEQGKPVPEFKINAQFLELYNEEVLDLFDSTRDIEARKQRSNIKIHEDANGGIYTVGVTTRTVTSAAEMIQCLKLGALSRTTASTQMNVQSSRSHAIFTIHLCQVRVCSPDNDDNATDNRLANDSEINEFETLTAKFHFVDLAGSERLKRTGATGDRAKEGISINCGLLALGNVISALGDRSKRSTHVPYRDSKLTRLLQDSLGGNSQTMMIACISPSDRDFMETLNTLKYANRARNIKNKVVVNQDRASQQISALRTEIARLQMELMEYKTGKRMVGEDGMEGINDLVHENSMLQTENNNLRVRVKAMQETIDAQRARLTQVLSDQANQALARAGEGNEEIGNMIQNYIKEIEELRAKLLESEAVSENLRKTLSRASTRSSLYGGPGSFSTAPFLPEKETSDVIQMAKKDLEKLKKKEKKKKKSVIKEGVPDNEQERGNDEVEVEGSDHEEGEDADGEEEDEDMVGDETSDESDSEELEEKENVQADLANITCEIAIKQKLIDELENSQRRLHTLKQQYEQKLMMLQNKIKDTQLERDKVLHNMGSVESGTEEKAKRIKAEYERKLSSMNKELQKLQSAQKEHARLLRNQSQYEKQLKKLQLDVTEMKKTKVVLMRQMKEQQERNRATECRRNREIASLKKEQRRAEHQLKQMEAQKRQQELILRRKNEEVTALRRQVRPVSGKASRKVSLPEPLQEPSHRATSGRMHTSGVSPSNGARSSPVRMGSISRTARAKWQSLERRVTDIIMQRMTISNMETDMNRMLKQREELTRRRERVSRKKEKMAVDGADADRSLASLNEELESLTANIDYINDSIADCQANIMQMEEAKEDTVDVTAVISSCNLSEARFLLDHFMTLTINKGLQASQKDSQLKVMEGRLKQTEINSATQNQLLFHMLKEKAEINPELDALLGSALQENGDDSSSDESTPSPATEGSTLASDLMKLCGESRPRGKARRRTTTQMELLYASSGDLSCESPTADFSTPLLPLAERLEGPADMQANALGQTPDREQTVSPSALSARPAGISGSRSPTGTERRQLERSPLSRRKAQEKGPTPTHIPAPAQTLPLSAAEAKAKGSDYKSLLEESPVFEGHRGVINPVTAPKNSRGAKLQCVYVAEGHTKPVLCVDATDDLLFTGSKDRTCKVWNLVTGQEIMSLADHPSSVVSVRYTSSLVFTVSTAYIKVWDIRDSAKCIRTLTSSGQVGSGDTCSSVRSLSIPPGESQINQIALNPSGSFLYAAAGNAVRMWDLRKFVSTGKLTGHLGPVMCLTVDKLGNGQDVVLTGSKDHHVKMFEVAEGAQGSISSSHTFDPAHQDGVESLAVHGDVFYSGSRDYYIKKWDLASKQLIQQSVSAQTDWVSALGVVPGSPVLLSGCRGGLLRLWHVDSLAPLGEVRGHDSPINGLATNSSQLFTASDDRTVKIWEARGSLEEGVH; encoded by the exons ATGAGCAGCGCGCCGGATGAGAGCTCGGTGCGCGTCGCCCTGAG GATCCGTCCTCAGCTGGCCAAAGAGAAGATCGAGGGCTGTCACATCTGTACATTTGTGATGCCCGGGGAGCCACAGGTGGTGCTGGGCAAGGACAAGGCCTTCACCTACGACCACGTCTTCGACATGGACACCCAGCAGGAAACCATCTACAACCAATGCACCGAGAGACTTATCGAAGGCTGCTTTGAGGGCTACAATGCCACTATCTTTGCATACGGGCAG ACGGGTTCAGGGAAGACCTACACCATGGGAACCGGCTTTGACGTGCACATCGGAGAGGAAGAGCTGGGTATCATTCCCCGGGCCGTCAACCACCTGTTCAGAGGGATCGAGGAGCGCCGACAGGCTGCCACCGAGCAGGGCAAGCCTGTTCCTGAGTTCAAGATCAACGCACAGTTCCTTgag TTGTACAACGAGGAGGTGTTGGACTTGTTCGACTCGACGCGAGACATCGAGGCCAGGAAGCAGCGATCCAACATCAAAATCCACGAGGACGCCAATGGAGGCATCTACACCGTCGGGGTCACCACGCGCACCGTCACCTCTGCAGCTGAG ATGATACAGTGTCTGAAGCTGGGCGCCCTGTCTCGCACCACCGCCAGCACCCAGATGAACGTCCAGAGTTCGCGCTCCCACGCCATCTTCACCATCCACCTGTGCCAAGTTCGAGTCTGCTCTCCAGATAACGAC GATAATGCGACAGACAACCGTCTCGCCAACGACTCGGAGATTAATGAGTTTGAGACGCTGACGGCCAAGTTCCACTTTGTTGATCTGGCTGGTTCTGAGAGACTGAAGAGAACTGGAGCTACAGGAGACAGAGCTAAAGAGGGCATCTCCATCAACTGTGGGCTG CTCGCTTTGGGAAACGTCATCAGTGCTCTGGGAGACCGGAGTAAGCGCTCGACTCATGTGCCTTACAGGGATTCCAAACTGACCCGGCTGCTGCAGGACTCACTGGGTGGCAACAG TCAAACGATGATGATCGCCTGTATCAGCCCGTCAGACCGGGACTTCATGGAGAccctgaacacactgaagtatgCCAACAGAGCCCGGAACATTAAGAACAAGGTGGTGGTGaaccaggacagagccagccagCAGATCAGCGCTCTCAGGACGGAAATAGCTCGACTgcagatggagctgatggagtACAAGACG GGGAAGCGGATGGTGGGTGAAGACGGCATGGAGGGTATCAACGACTTGGTGCATGAGAACTCCATGCTGCAGACGGAGAACAACAACTTGAGGGTGAGGGTGAAGGCCATGCAGGAGACCATCGACGCCCAGAGAGCCAGACTCACACAGGTTCTCAGTGACCAGGCCAACCAGGCCCTGGCTAGAGCAG GTGAGGGTAATGAAGAGATCGGGAATATGATTCAGAATTACATCAAAGAAATCGAGGAGCTTAG agCTAAACTTCTTGAAAGCGAGGCTGTGAGCGAGAACCTCAGGAAGACGTTGTCTCGCGCCTCCACGCGCTCCTCGCTGTACGGCGGGCCCGGCTCCTTCTCCACCGCCCCCTTCCTTCCTGAGAAGGAGACCAGCGACGTCATCCAGATGGCCAAGAAAGACCtagagaagctgaagaagaaggagaagaagaagaagaagag cGTGATCAAAGAGGGAGTGCCAGACAACGAGCAGGAGCGAGGCAACGATGAGGTGGAGGTG GAGGGCAGCGACCACGAAGAGGGCGAGGAtgcggatggagaggaggaggacgaggacatGGTGGGAGATGAGACGTCTGACGAGTCTGACTCCGAAGAGCTTGAGGAGAAAG AGAACGTCCAGGCCGACCTGGCCAACATCACCTGTGAGATCGCCATCAAGCAGAAGCTGATAGACGAGCTGGAGAACAGCCAGCGGCGTTTGCACACTCTCAAGCAGCAGTACGAGCAGAAGCTGATGATGCTGCAGAACAAGATCAaagacacacagctggagagggacaaaGTGCTGCATAATATGG GCTCAGTGGAGTCAGGCACGGAGGAGAAGGCCAAGCGGATCAAAGCGGAGTACGAGAGGAAGCTGAGCTCCAtgaacaaagagctgcagaagcTCCAGTCAGCTCAGAAGGAGCACGCCCGCCTGCTGAGGAACCAATCACAGTACGAGAAGCAGCTCAAGAAGCTCCAGCTGGatgtgacagaaatgaagaagacCAAG GTGGTGCTGATGCGTCAGatgaaggagcagcaggagaggaacaGAGCCACGGAGTGCAGGAGGAACAGGGAGATTGCCTCTCTGAAGAAAGAGCAGCGCAGAGCTGAG CACCAACTGAAGCAGATGGAGGCCCAGAAAAGACAACAGGAGCTGATTCTTCGCAGGAAGAATGAAGag GTGACAGCTCTGCGGCGGCAGGTGAGGCCTGTGTCTGGGAAGGCGAGCAGGAAGGTGAGCTTACCTGAACCTCTCCAGGAGCCCTCACATAGAGCCACCTCAGGGAGGATGCATACCTCTGGAGTGTCCCCGTCCAATGGAGCCAG GAGTTCCCCAGTGCGGATGGGAAGCATCAGCAGGACAGCCAGGGCCAAGTGGCAGTCACTGGAGAGACGTGTCACTGACATCATCATGCAGAGGATGACCATCTCGAACATGGAGACAGATATGAACAGAATGCTGAAG CAACGGGAGGAGCTGACCAGGCGGAGGGAGCGAGTGtccagaaagaaagaaaagatggcgGTGGATGGTGCAGACGCTGACCGCTCCCTGGCCTCCCTGAACGAGGAGCTGGAGTCTCTGACTGCCAACATCGACTATATCAATGACAGCATCGCCGACTGTCAGGCCAACATCATGCAGATGGAGGAGGCCAAG GAGGACACAGTTGATGTGACCGCAGTGATCAGCTCCTGTAATTTATCAGAGGCCCGCTTCCTTCTGGACCATTTCATGACTCTGACCATCAATAAG GGTCTGCAGGCGTCTCAGAAGGATTCCCAGCTGAAGGTGATGGAGGGCAGGTTGAAGCAAACAGAGATCAACAGTGCCACCCAGAACCAGCTGCTGTTCCACATGCTaaaggagaaagcagagatAAACCCGGAGCTGGATGCCCTGCTGGGCAGTGCTCTGCAAG AGAATGgagatgacagcagcagtgacgaGTCCACCCCTAGTCCGGCCACTGAGGGCAG CACACTGGCATCAGATCTAATGAAGTTATGTGGTGAATCCAGACCGAGAGGCAAG GCTCGCAGGCGGACCACCACCCAGATGGAGCTGCTGTATGCCAGCAGTGGGGATCTGTCCTGTGAATCCCCCACTGCAGACTTCTCGACCCCTCTGCTGCCCCTCGCAGAGCGTCTGGAAGGGCCGGCAGACATGCAGGCTAACGCGCTTGGTCAAACCCCTGACCGCGAGCAAACTGTTTCCCCATCTGCGCTGTCTGCCAGGCCAGCTGGCAT TTCTGGATCCAGGTCACCTACAGGGACTGAGAGGAGGCAACTGGAGCGCTCGCCCCTCAGCCGAAGGAAGGCGCAAGAGAAAGGACCCACGCCGACACACATCCCAgcacctgcacaaacacttCCACTTAGTGCAGCAGAGGCTAAAGCTAAAGGCAGTGACTACAAATCACT gTTGGAGGAGTCACCTGTGTTTGAAGGCCACAG AGGAGTGATCAACCCTGTGACGGCCCCCAAGAACAGCCGCGGGGCCAAACTTCAGTGTGTCTATGTTGCAGAGGGGCACACCAAACCTGTTCTCTGCGTGGATGCCACAGATGATCTGCTCTTCACAGGATCCAAAG ATCGTACGTGTAAAGTCTGGAACTTGGTGACGGGTCAGGAGATTATGTCTCTGGCAGATCATCCCAGCAGTGTCGTCTCAGTCAG gTATACTTCTAGTCTGGTCTTCACTGTTTCTACTGCTTACATCAAAGTCTGGGACATACGAGACTCTGCCAAGTGTATCCGCACGCTCAC GTCGTCAGGCCAGGTGGGTTCAGGGGACACCTGCTCCTCTGTCAGGAGTTTATCCATCCCACCAGGAGAGAGTCAGATCAACCAGATCGCCCTCAACCCGTCCGGCTCATTCCTCTATGCTGCAGCTGGCAACGCTGTACGCATGTGGGACCTCCGCAA GTTTGTGTCCACGGGGAAGCTGACTGGCCATTTGGGGCCTGTCATGTGCCTGACCGTTGACAAATTAGGCAACGGACAGGATGTTGTCCTCACTGGCTCCAAAGACCACCATGTTAAA atgTTTGAAGTGGCAGAAGGAGCTCAGGGGAGCATCAGCTCCAGCCACACGTTCGATCCCGCTCATCAGGATGGCGTGGAGTCTCTGGCCGTGCACGGAGATGTTTTCTACAGTGGCTCCAGAGACTACTACATCAAGAAGTGGGATTTAGCCAGTAAAC